The Pseudomonas fluorescens nucleotide sequence CTGCAGATCGATCCGGCATTGCAGGTGCACCTGGAGCAGCAGGCCAAGGGCGTCGCCTGACCGGGCTGAGATGCCTGCGCTCTTCATCAATCAGGTAGGAGCGGGCTTGCCCCGCGATTCTGACCATGAAAATTGTCTGTCATGCTGCCATGACCCTATCGCGGAACAAGCCCGCTCCCACCGTCTCACGAAGAACGTTGCAATGACAACAATCGATGTGAAATCCCGATTCGAAGCAAAGCTTCTTCGTCCGGCAAAGCCTGGTAATGAGACGTCGTGGGCGTTCGTAGTACTGCCAAGAGACGCGAGTGAACAGCTTCCGAGGCGAGGAAGGACGACAGTTGAAGGCTCAATCAATGGGCACCATTTTCAGGCAACCCTTGAACCGGATGGTCAGCTGAGCCATTGGTTGCAGGTAAGTACAGAGTTACTCGAAGCCGCAGGTGCGGCCGTTGGGGATATCGTTACACTAGAGCTGACCCCAGTGAAGAGTGAACCCGAGCCTGACATCCCGGCAGATTTTCAGGAGGCACTGGTAGCCACTCCTGAGGCTCGTATAGCCTGGAATAATACGACGACCATCGCACGAGTAGACTGGATACACTGGATTACTTCAGCCAAGCAACTGAAGACGCGCGCAAAACGAATTGGCAGTGCCTGCGATATGCTTGCATCCGGCAAGAAGCAGGTTTGCTGTTTCGACCCGTCCGGCTACTACAGTAAGGCCTTCTGTGCGCCCGAGGCAGAAAATTAGTAAATGGAACATTCCGTTGAATACGCCTGGCAACTATCGACCCGAAGCGGCCTCGCGCTTGGCGCAACGTCAACCTAGGCAGACTTCGAAAGTTCGCCCTCAATTTCCCTTTTGCAGAACCGGATAGTTGCCTCGACTCGGTCCGGGAGCATTGCCAGTCCGTCTTCCTGACCGCTGAGGTAAGCGTCGGCCGCGATCATCATGAGGGCGGCGTGTTCAGGCGGTAGACGTTCGCTGACCCAGGCAGCGGCTGCATCTTTCGTGGCAATTTTGCCGGTGGCTGCACTGAACCAGATGCGCGCCAAAGCCAATAGGACGTTTTTCTCGTCTCCATTCCAGTCTGACTGCGCTTTCCACTGAGCGATGGTGTCGGTCAATGCCGATACGAAGTCGGCCGCTGGCACGGCCTCGAAAAGGCACACGGCTTCGGGGCCGTGCAAGGGCATGCTGTGAAGCCGTAACTTGGTCATCAGGATAGCGAGGTCGGGGTCGACCATGGCCGATGCAAAGCGGCCGGCCTCTATGTCGTTGCGCAGCCATTCCCCAAACTGCATTTCGCGCTTCGGGGGGTAGCGCCAAGGCCTGAGTTCGCTGAGGGCGACCACTGTAAGCTCCAGTGCTCTGAGTACAGCGCTGCTACCGGGCCAAGCCGAATGCACCAGAAGCGCTTGCATCAACGCATGCCGAGAGGTTTCGCATAGCGGTACATCAATGGTGGCCATGAGGTCGATATCGCTTAGCGGCTTCAAGCCACCCTCTAATGCCGAGCCGTACAGGTGAATCGCCCGGAGGTTATCGCCCAGATGGCGCTCAAGAACAACGCAGACCTCTGCAAGTTGAGGCGTGATTTGCGCGGGAGGCGTGGCGGTCATGGGTGAGCTCCAGGCATGGGAGTGAGGACTCCCTAAATGGAATAGTCCGCACTCTAACACAGGCACTGGTAGGCGCTTTTGACCGACAACTGCCCTAGCGAACCGACTTCACTCGCCATGTCCAGCGCCCCAACGGGCTGTTCTGCGCCGCCTGCACAAACACCCCGTAGTCTTCGAGGTAGTGGTAGCTCTCGGTCCATTCAGAAGTAGCCGTTTTGTGCTTGGAACAGCTCAGCGGCTTGGCCATGCCTTGCAAGGCGGGGTTTATCTGACTGGCTGGCAGATGCCGTTGAGCACCAAGGCGTCGTATCGATAGTGCAAAGCCTCTAGCGTCAAGCGCGGTTGCGGCAGTTGCAGGGCATCGATCGCCGCCAGCACGGCTGGCGCTGCCTTGGGCGTATCCAGCTGTGGCGGCAGTGGCGTGCGCATAGGGGGCGTAGCCATCTGGGCCCAGCTGGCAGCGGGCTGGCAGGCCGCTTCGATCAGGCGTTGTTGTCCGCGATCGGCCTGTGCCAGCGGTGCCATTGGGGTGTTCAGATTGATCTTGCCCTTGTACACCCGGCCGTTGTCGTCCACCTTGAAGTCGCTCAACGGCTTGAACGTGCGCTGCTTGCAGTCGATGGCCAGGCGTTCATGCAGTTGTGCAACCTGGCTGTAGCCTGCGGCGGCTTGATAGTGAGCAAGCTGAATGCTCGTCCAGATCTTGAGTACGCCATCGTCGTGAATCGCGCTGTTGCGGTCCAACACCAGCCAGTCTTGACCTGGCGCGGTGTCTAGCGCTCGCCAGTCAGGCACGGCGCGATAGGCGCAGGCATTTTTGAGTTGTTCGCTGCGCTGCAGCACCTGCAACTGTGGTTGCGCAAGGCTGCTGGATTCGTCGTTGTCAGAAAACGCCTGCATCCCCTGGTTGGTTGGATAGAACATGCTGGCGCTGGGTTGGCTGCAGGAGGCGTCAAAGCGGGCGACCCAGGGGTTGCTTGCGGAGGGCGCGATCATGTAGGTGATCTGGTCGCCTTGACGGATGATCGAATCGGGCGCCGCCGGTTCGTTGATCACTCGTTCGAACACTTCAAGGCCAGGGTGCTGGGCCGGTGGTTGCGGCTTGGCCAGTGGTTGCGGCTTGGGCGGGGTGCTGCAGGCGGCGAGGGCAAGCGGGAGGGCTAATAAAAGCGAGAAACGGGCATCCATGCAAAAAAGCTCTTGGTCGAAAAAAACGTGATTTTATCTGACCTGCGCTAGCGCTCAACTGATGAAGATAATCTTCGACACCAGCTCCGCGCTGTTCTTGGCCTGCAGCTTCTTCATCAGCCGGGCGCGGTGGACTTCCACGGTGCGGTGGGAGATGCCCAGCTTGCGCGCCACTTCCTTGCAGGTCAGGCCGTTGACGATATGCAGCGAGATCTCCCGTTCACGAGGGGTCAGCTGGATGGTCGGCGCCGGTTGGCGGTCCAGGCGCTCGAAATGCCAGACCATCAGCTTGAACGGATCGTCGACTGTCAGCGAAAACCCGTGGGCGCGGGCCCAGAACACCTCGCCATTACGATGCTGCATGAAGCGCTCGTCGGAGTAAAAGGCGCCGGGGCCGTTGCGCAGCCAGTGTTCGCTGCGTTCGCCGATGCTCTGGTAGTCGGCGTGGGAGGGGTATAGCAGCAGGGTCAGGTTGCCCTGCAGTTGCTCGCGCTGGTAGCCGAACAGGCGGACGAACGCCTGGTTGCAGTCGAGCATCCGCCGGTGTCCGGTGATCATCTGCGGAGCCGGGGAAACCTGGAAGGCCAGGCGCTCGAGGTCCTGAAATTGCTGGGTGTGTACGCTCATCGGGCATCCTGCCTCGGGTTGGTCGGCGCGCCCCCAGGGCACTACTTACTGACGTAAGTAGTTGCCCCAACTAGCGTGGGATTCGGGCGCTGAATCATTGTATGGAATACGCGCTTCAAGGACAGAAGAAAATCACCATGACTCACGACTCCGTATCCATCGTCGCTGCCGCCCACAGCCCTTTTGGTCGCCTGGACGGCCTGAACCTTGAGGACCTGATCGTCCAGGTCACCCGCGAGGCCCTGGCGGACGCCGAGATCGACGCCGCAGAAATCGATGCGCTGTTTCTCGGGCATTTCAACTCCGGTCTGGTGGCCGATGGCTTCCCGGCCTCGCTGATGCTCCAGGCCGACCCGCAACTGCGCTTCAAGCCCGCCACGCGCTGCGAGAACGCCTGCGCCTCGGGATCGGCGGCGATACAGGCCGGGATCAACGCGATCCGCAGCGGCGCCGCCGAACTGGTACTGGTGGTCGGTGCCGAGAAAATGACTGGCAACAGCACCGTCGAAGTCACCCGCGCCCTGGCCGGTGCCGGCTACCAGAACGCCATGCAGGAGGCCGGCCTGAGCTTTGCCCAGCTGTTTGGCCAGGTCGCCCAGCAGTACGCCGAGCGCTACCACAGCCCCATGGCCTCGATGGCTGCGATCGCGGTGAAGAACCACGCCAATGCCATGGCCAACCCGCTGGCGCAGATGCACCGGCTGATGGACTTCGAGCACTGCAACAATGTGTCTACGGGCAACCCGCTGATCGCACCGCCGCTGCGCCTGACCGACTGCTCGCTGATCAGTGACGGCGCGGCGGCGATCATCCTTGCTTCACCGCAGCGGGCCCGTTCGATGCGCCGCCAGGTGGCGATCCGTGCCATGACCCAGGTCAACGACTTCCTGCCCTTGTCGCGCCGCGACGTGCTGGCCTTCGAGGGACCGCAACGGGCCATCCAGGGTGCCCTGCGCGAGGCCGGCGTGACCCTGGGCGACCTGAGTTTCGCCGAGGTCCATGACTGCTTCACCATCGCCGAACTGCTGATCTACGAAGCCATGGGCCTGGCGCCCAGGGGCGAGGGGCACCGGGCCCTGGACGAAGGCATCGTGCGCCAGGGCGGGCGCCTGCCGGTGAACCTGTCCGGCGGGCTCAAGGCCAAGGGGCATCCGGTGGGCGCCACCGGGGTTTCGATGCATGCCCTGGGCTTCGCCCAGCTGGTCGGCCAACCCATCGGCCTGGGTGTGCCCGGTGCCGAGTTCGGCTTGCTGTTCAACATGGGCGGCATGGCCGTGGCCAACTACGCCAGCGTCCTGCAAGCGGTCAAGGCCTGAGCATGAACATCGCCCATTGGCTGCGCGATGCAGCCCAGCGCTGGCCGCGGCGGGCGGCCCTGTTTGAGGGGGTGCGCGAGGTCGCCGACTACCAGGCGTTCGCCGCACAGGCCCGAGCCTGCGCCCTGCAACTGCGCCACGAGTACGGCATTGTGCCCGGCGAACGGGTGGCGCTGCTGATGAAAAACAGCTGCGGCTATCTTGAACTGCTGTATGCCATCTGGTGGAGCGGGGCGGTGGCGGTGCCGATCAACAGCAAGCTGCACCCACTGGAAGCCGCCTGGATCGTAGACAACGCCGGGGCCCGGCTGGTCTATACCGATGACGGCCAGGTGTTCGACAGCACCTGCTTGCCGGCCGGCTGCCGCGAACTGGCGGCACCCGCGCTGGCCCATCAACAACCGCTGCCGGGCGATGAGCTGCTGGAGCCGCACCCGCGGCAGGACACGGACCTGGCCTGGCTGTTCTACACCTCCGGCACCACCGGGCGCTCCAAGGGCGTGATGCTCTCCCATGGCAACCTGATCGCCATGTCCTTGTGCTATCCGCTGGACGTCGATCCGGTGGCCGCTCAAGACGCGGTGGTGTATGCCGCGCCGATGTCGCACGGTGCCGGCCTGTACAACTTCATCCATGTGCGTTGTGGCGCCCGCCACGTGGTGCCGGCGTCCCGCGGTTTCCAGGCGACGGAGCTGTTCGAGCTGGCGCAGGAACTGGGCCAGGTCAGCCTGTTTGCCGCGCCGACCATGGTCAAGCGCATGGTCGACCAGGCCCGGCAGCAGGGCTACGACGGCGCAGGGATCAAGACCATCGTCTACGGTGGGGCGCCGATGTACCTGGCCGACCTCAATCAAGCCCTGGACACCTTCGGCCCGCGCCTGGTGCAGATCTACGGCCAGGGCGAATGCCCGATGAGCATCAGCGCGTTGTCGCGGGAGACCATCGCCGACCGCGAGCAGGCCGACTGGCCGCTCATCGCCGCCTCGGTAGGGCGTGCCCACGCCTGCAGTGAAGTACGGGTGCTGGACACGGCAGGCCAGCCCCTGACCTCTGGCGAACCTGGGCAGATCGCCGTGCGCGGGGCAGCGGTGATGCAGGGGTACTGGAACAACCCGCAGGCCAGCCGCGAGGCCCTGGTGGACGGTTGGCTGCTTACCGGCGACATCGGCTTTTTCAACGAGCAGGGCTACCTGACCCTTACCGACCGCAGCAAGGATGTGATCATCTCTGGTGGCAGCAACATCTACCCACGCGAAGTCGAGGAAGTGCTGATGCAGCACCCCGAGGTGTTCGAAGTGTGCGTGGTGGGTGAGGCCGACGCTGAATGGGGCGAATCGGTAGTGGCCTTTGTGGTGCTGCGCTCGCCTGAGCGCCTCGATGCACAGGCGCTCAACCAGTGGTTTCTGGCGCGCATGGCCTCGTTTAAAAAGCCGAAAAAATACTTGTTTTGCCCCGAGCTGCCGAAGAACAGCTATGGCAAGATTCTCAAGACCCGCTTGCGCCAGTGGTTGCAGGACCCCTCGGAGCTTCTGAGCAACCTCTGAAGCGCGGCATTTCATGGATAGCACTACGACAGGAGTCCCCACTATGGGCGTGTCATCTGCCAACCCCCAGCGCCAGCGGCGCCGGGCCTTTATTGGCGCCACTTCCGGCCACTTGATCGAGTGGTACGACTATGGCGTCTACGGTTTTCTGGCCTTGTACATCGGCAAGGCCTTCTTCGTCTCTGACGATCCCACCAGCAGCCTGCTGGCAAGCTTCGCGGCTTTTGCCCTGAGCTTCTTCATCCGGCCCCTGGGCGGCCTGTTCTTCGGCCCGCTGGCCGACAAGATCGGCCGGCGCAAAACCCTGATCACTGTGCTGGTGATGATGGCCGGCTCCACCTTCCTGCTGGGCCTGCTGCCGACTTACGCCAGCATTGGCATTGCCGCGCCGGTGATCCTGGTGCTGATCCGCTGTGTGCAGGGTTTCTCCGCCGGCGGCGAGATCGGCACCATCACCAGCTTCATCTCCGAATACGCCGGCCCCGGGCGCCGGGGTTTCGCCACCTGCTGGCTGATGGTCACCGCCGTGCTCGGCCTGCTGCTGGGCGGCGCCGTGGCCAACGGCATGACCTGGGCCCTGGGCGCCGAGCTGATGCAGGAGTGGGGCTGGCGCATCCCGTTCCTGATCGCCGGGCCCCTGGGCTTCATCTCGATGTACATCCGCCTGAAGCTTGAGGACAGCCCGGAGTTCCTCGCCCTGGTCGAGGCCGGGCAGACCTCCAAGGCGCCGCTGCGCGAGGTCTGGCAGTGGAAGCGCTCGATTGCCCTGGTGTTTTTCATTATCACTTTGCACAGCTCGATCTTCTACCTGGTGCTGACCTTCGCCTCGACCTACATGTCCAACACCCTCAAGTTCGACAGCGGCACCACCTTGCTCTACGTGTTCGTCGCCAGCCTCTCGGCGGCAGTGGTCATGCCCTTTGGCGGCGCCTTCACCGATCGTTACGGGCGCAAGCCGTTCCTGATGGTGATCGGCACCCTGGCGACCCTGGCCATGTACTGGTTCTTCAAGGCGGCGCCTGGCGCCACCCCGGCCACCTTGTTCTGGCCACTGATGGCCGTGGCGATCCTGTTCGGACTCTACGCGTCCTCGACCTACGCGCTGATGAGCGAGCTGCTACCGACGCGCATCCGCTCCACCGGCATCGCCGTGGCCTACAACATCCCGGTGGCGGTGTTCGGCGGCAGCGCGCCGCTGATTTCCACCTGGCTGATCAAGGTCACCGGCGACATCACTGCACCCTGGTACTTCTATGTGGGCACCGGAGTTGCGTCGCTGCTGGCGCTGGTGGTGTTGCGCAAGGAGGATTTTGTTGCGGGTGGGCATGAGGTTCGCAAGGAGGGGAGTGCGGCTGGGCTGCGCTTGGTTGATCCGCGGTCTTGAGTTTGCCAGGCGACGTCGCTGAACAAACGTCCTGTCACCAGGGCCGCCTTGCTTAAGCAAGGCGGCCTTTTCATTGCGCAGTGGGGCCTCAACCAGGAATCTGCGCGAGGTCATCGAAGACGTGCACCATGAAGCTTTCGCGGGGACGTTGACCAGGTACATCCATGCGGCGCAAAGGCCGTAGATGATCACGATGGCGCCAAGGCCCATTCAAGCGCTATCGCGTGCGCATTCGATCCGCAAAGTATAACTTGCGTAAACGCCCGGCCAGCCCGCCACCTAGGCTGGCAATGCACCAAAATATCCCTTGTAGGTGGTATGCCACCTGTTTTGGGGCGCGATGTCCCTGTGGGCGTGAATGGGTAAATCGCAATGGGTCGATACTGGCTCGCGGATAGCTGCAGTCGACCTGCCACAGCCTTGGCGAAACCCCGACATTTAGCGAAGACCAGGCCGATCTATATATGTGGCA carries:
- a CDS encoding YdeI/OmpD-associated family protein → MTTIDVKSRFEAKLLRPAKPGNETSWAFVVLPRDASEQLPRRGRTTVEGSINGHHFQATLEPDGQLSHWLQVSTELLEAAGAAVGDIVTLELTPVKSEPEPDIPADFQEALVATPEARIAWNNTTTIARVDWIHWITSAKQLKTRAKRIGSACDMLASGKKQVCCFDPSGYYSKAFCAPEAEN
- a CDS encoding aminoglycoside adenylyltransferase family protein; translation: MTATPPAQITPQLAEVCVVLERHLGDNLRAIHLYGSALEGGLKPLSDIDLMATIDVPLCETSRHALMQALLVHSAWPGSSAVLRALELTVVALSELRPWRYPPKREMQFGEWLRNDIEAGRFASAMVDPDLAILMTKLRLHSMPLHGPEAVCLFEAVPAADFVSALTDTIAQWKAQSDWNGDEKNVLLALARIWFSAATGKIATKDAAAAWVSERLPPEHAALMMIAADAYLSGQEDGLAMLPDRVEATIRFCKREIEGELSKSA
- a CDS encoding LuxR C-terminal-related transcriptional regulator, whose product is MSVHTQQFQDLERLAFQVSPAPQMITGHRRMLDCNQAFVRLFGYQREQLQGNLTLLLYPSHADYQSIGERSEHWLRNGPGAFYSDERFMQHRNGEVFWARAHGFSLTVDDPFKLMVWHFERLDRQPAPTIQLTPREREISLHIVNGLTCKEVARKLGISHRTVEVHRARLMKKLQAKNSAELVSKIIFIS
- a CDS encoding acetyl-CoA acetyltransferase — translated: MTHDSVSIVAAAHSPFGRLDGLNLEDLIVQVTREALADAEIDAAEIDALFLGHFNSGLVADGFPASLMLQADPQLRFKPATRCENACASGSAAIQAGINAIRSGAAELVLVVGAEKMTGNSTVEVTRALAGAGYQNAMQEAGLSFAQLFGQVAQQYAERYHSPMASMAAIAVKNHANAMANPLAQMHRLMDFEHCNNVSTGNPLIAPPLRLTDCSLISDGAAAIILASPQRARSMRRQVAIRAMTQVNDFLPLSRRDVLAFEGPQRAIQGALREAGVTLGDLSFAEVHDCFTIAELLIYEAMGLAPRGEGHRALDEGIVRQGGRLPVNLSGGLKAKGHPVGATGVSMHALGFAQLVGQPIGLGVPGAEFGLLFNMGGMAVANYASVLQAVKA
- a CDS encoding class I adenylate-forming enzyme family protein; the encoded protein is MNIAHWLRDAAQRWPRRAALFEGVREVADYQAFAAQARACALQLRHEYGIVPGERVALLMKNSCGYLELLYAIWWSGAVAVPINSKLHPLEAAWIVDNAGARLVYTDDGQVFDSTCLPAGCRELAAPALAHQQPLPGDELLEPHPRQDTDLAWLFYTSGTTGRSKGVMLSHGNLIAMSLCYPLDVDPVAAQDAVVYAAPMSHGAGLYNFIHVRCGARHVVPASRGFQATELFELAQELGQVSLFAAPTMVKRMVDQARQQGYDGAGIKTIVYGGAPMYLADLNQALDTFGPRLVQIYGQGECPMSISALSRETIADREQADWPLIAASVGRAHACSEVRVLDTAGQPLTSGEPGQIAVRGAAVMQGYWNNPQASREALVDGWLLTGDIGFFNEQGYLTLTDRSKDVIISGGSNIYPREVEEVLMQHPEVFEVCVVGEADAEWGESVVAFVVLRSPERLDAQALNQWFLARMASFKKPKKYLFCPELPKNSYGKILKTRLRQWLQDPSELLSNL
- a CDS encoding MFS transporter, whose translation is MGVSSANPQRQRRRAFIGATSGHLIEWYDYGVYGFLALYIGKAFFVSDDPTSSLLASFAAFALSFFIRPLGGLFFGPLADKIGRRKTLITVLVMMAGSTFLLGLLPTYASIGIAAPVILVLIRCVQGFSAGGEIGTITSFISEYAGPGRRGFATCWLMVTAVLGLLLGGAVANGMTWALGAELMQEWGWRIPFLIAGPLGFISMYIRLKLEDSPEFLALVEAGQTSKAPLREVWQWKRSIALVFFIITLHSSIFYLVLTFASTYMSNTLKFDSGTTLLYVFVASLSAAVVMPFGGAFTDRYGRKPFLMVIGTLATLAMYWFFKAAPGATPATLFWPLMAVAILFGLYASSTYALMSELLPTRIRSTGIAVAYNIPVAVFGGSAPLISTWLIKVTGDITAPWYFYVGTGVASLLALVVLRKEDFVAGGHEVRKEGSAAGLRLVDPRS